A single genomic interval of Methylocystis sp. IM3 harbors:
- a CDS encoding Flp family type IVb pilin — protein MKHFFSRFLKNESGATAIEYGLIASLIGIAIVAASRALGTKLSSTFANVTGNLS, from the coding sequence ATGAAGCACTTCTTTTCCCGTTTCCTGAAGAACGAGTCGGGCGCGACGGCGATCGAGTATGGCCTTATTGCCTCTTTGATCGGCATCGCGATTGTCGCTGCATCCAGGGCTCTCGGGACCAAGCTCTCGTCGACCTTCGCCAATGTGACGGGCAACCTTTCCTGA
- a CDS encoding pilus assembly protein N-terminal domain-containing protein, whose translation MNLSNSFIKTGLRIFFAPAETPSQSRIEFLDALPLKYLHTSWKILPGNAILVFSKRWSFVSVFFHLSLFQSAGFSSRMMRGSNAHLFVFRETGARWRDMVTCMSFRSYFTRVAPLAALLVSSVATVRADERTIRVEVDHARIVKVPEGAQTLVVGNPLIADVTMLKANHLMVVTGKGFGSTNLVVLDRSGSQVGESIITVVPAEDKVVVQRGAHRESLSCQPNCARAIDLADDVQYMRNAIEGAKAYEGATSTRK comes from the coding sequence TTGAATCTTTCAAACTCGTTTATAAAAACAGGACTCCGAATCTTTTTCGCGCCAGCCGAAACTCCTTCGCAATCAAGGATTGAATTTCTAGACGCATTACCGCTCAAATATCTGCATACATCCTGGAAGATATTACCGGGGAACGCGATTTTAGTTTTCTCCAAGCGTTGGAGTTTCGTTTCAGTCTTCTTTCACCTTTCATTGTTTCAGTCCGCTGGATTTTCGTCGCGAATGATGCGTGGGAGCAATGCGCATCTGTTCGTGTTCCGGGAAACGGGCGCCCGTTGGCGCGACATGGTGACCTGCATGTCTTTTCGTTCGTATTTCACACGCGTCGCGCCACTCGCGGCGCTTCTCGTGTCCTCTGTTGCAACAGTTCGCGCCGACGAGCGAACAATCCGAGTCGAGGTGGACCATGCTCGTATCGTAAAAGTGCCGGAAGGGGCGCAGACGCTCGTGGTCGGCAATCCTCTCATCGCGGATGTCACCATGCTGAAAGCCAATCACCTGATGGTGGTGACAGGTAAGGGCTTCGGGTCGACCAATCTCGTCGTCCTCGATCGAAGCGGCTCGCAGGTGGGCGAGTCAATCATTACGGTCGTTCCGGCGGAAGACAAGGTTGTCGTGCAGCGTGGCGCGCATCGCGAGTCGCTCTCGTGTCAACCGAACTGTGCTCGCGCCATCGATCTTGCCGATGACGTTCAATATATGCGGAATGCAATCGAGGGCGCCAAAGCCTATGAGGGTGCAACATCCACGCGCAAATAG